One Dysidea avara chromosome 7, odDysAvar1.4, whole genome shotgun sequence genomic region harbors:
- the LOC136260399 gene encoding RNA polymerase-associated protein CTR9 homolog has translation MSSSYLPGATSIEIPLRDTDEVIELDIDQLPDGDEVMGILKDEKAPLHIWIALALHYYKQGKLMDFEALLKAANADFDKTSIDNEKDQMTSLDTLAAYYVQCARKEKVKEKKKMYFTEATSIYTSADKIVMYDTNHILGRAYFCLLEGDKMDQAEAQFNYVLQQNGENIPALLGKACIAFNKKDYKAALAFYKKALRTNPGCPGAVRMGMGHCFIKLGNTAKAKLAFERALELDPQCVGALVGLAVLELNSKQHDSIKKGVELLSRAYTIDSTNPMVLNHLANHFFFKKDYGKVQHLALHAFHSTEVESMQAESCYQLARAFHVQGDFDQAFQYYYQATQFAGSGYVLPHFGLGQMYITRGDSINAIQCFEKVLASQPNNYETMKILGSLYANSKVASQLVEAKKLLEKVTHQYPDDVEAWIELASILEATDISASLSAYQKATQLLSEKVKVEIPPEIVNNIGTLYFKLGDMEKAKSYYDQALDRCRQESIQDDTYYNSIAVTTTYNIARLHEAQCQFDKAEQMYKDILRDHTSYIDCYLRLGCMARDREQIYEASDWFKEALQINQECADAWVLIGNLHFAKQEWGPGQKKFERVLSFAPTHDDMYSRLSLGNVWLESLYQPNRDKSKDKRHQDRALGIYREVLKNDPKNLYAANGIGTILAHKGFIREARDVFAQVREATSEVPEVWLNLAHIYVEQKQYISAIQMYESCLKKFYNFHNTELLLYLARAYFKADRLQESKLMLMKARHIAPNDTVLLFNLALVQQRLAMQVLKEDRCVLRNVLGAVRELETAHRYFIYLSKYGDRMKFDLQFALHEARTCSDLLAQAQHHVARARKIDEQERQLREKQEQEREVFRQRQQMEAEQKAKEKEQQLQQMEEQRQQFRLKTQNLLQFKEEPPEKKKQKRAAGDIISDGEGNEIVVPQKKKRKTKKKATSSSVVDSAGETASDGENKPKRRRKRKQQSGEDGGKTKKSRSTKTQLAGGGGKKKRVKSSAFISDSDVSDEGIVEKPSASAEDDHEVEEEEEEEESERSEGGGVQSSQSSEGEEDAEQDGGTASDGDDQEGHHDNNDDGDNDNGDNDNDNDDDD, from the exons ATGTCGTCCAGCTATTTACCAGGAGCCACGTCCATCGAAATCCCTTTAAGGGACACTGATGAG GTAATAGAGCTGGACATTGACCAGCTGCCAGATGGAGATGAGGTGATGGGTATTCTAAAGGATGAGAAGGCTCCTTTACATATATGGATTGCTCTAGCG CTACATTATTACAAACAAGGGAAGCTGATGGACTTTGAGGCCTTACTGAAGGCAGCTAATGctg ATTTTGACAAGACATCTATAGACAATGAGAAGGACCAGATGACATCACTGGACACGTTAGCTGCTTACTACGTTCAGTGTGCTCGTAAGGAGAAGGTGAAGGAGAAAAAGAAGATGTACTTCACTGAG GCAACCAGCATCTATACGTCAGCTGACAAGATTGTCATGTACGACACAAATCACATTTTGGGTAGAGCATATTTCTGTTTACTGGAGGGAGATAAGATGGACCAGGCAGAAGCTCAGTTTAACTATGTCTTGCAGCaa AATGGTGAAAACATTCCAGCATTGTTAG GTAAAGCTTGTATAGCATTCAACAAGAAGGACTACAAAGCTGCTCTAGCCTTCTACAAGAAGGCACTGCGTACCAATCCTGGATGTCCTG GAGCAGTACGTATGGGGATGGGACACTGCTTTATTAAACTAGGAAACACTGCTAAGGCTAA GTTGGCATTTGAGAGAGCACTAGAATTAGACCCACAGTGTGTTGGTGCTCTAGTGGGACTGGCTGTACTAGAGTTGAATAGTAAACAG CATGACTCAATCAAGAAGGGGGTGGAGCTGCTCTCCAGAGCATACACTATCGACTCCACTAATCCAATGGTACTTAATCATCTAGCCAATCATTTCTTCTTCAAAAAG GATTATGGTAAAGTACAACACTTAGCACTTCACGCCTTCCACAGTACTGAAGTGGAGTCCATGCAAGCTGAGAGCTGTTATCAACTGGCCAGAGCCTTCCATGTACAG GGAGATTTTGACCAAGCATTTCAGTATTACTATCAGGCCACTCAATTTGCTGGTAGCGGATATGTGTTACCTCACTTTGGACTGGGCCAGATGTACATCACTCGTGGTGACTCTATCAAT GCTATCCAGTGTTTTGAGAAGGTGTTAGCATCTCAGCCAAACAACTATGAGACGATGAAGATACTTGGTTCACTTTATGCTAACAGCAAAGTGGCCAGTCAGCTAGTTGAAGCTAAGAAGTTACTGGAGAAGGTGACACACCAATATCCTGATGATGTTGAGGCTTGGATTGAACTGGCTAGCATACTAGAGGCCACTGACATCTCT GCATCACTCTCAGCCTATCAGAAAGCTACTCAGTTGCTAAGTGAGAAAGTTAAAGTTGAAATTCCTCCTGAGATTGTAAACAACATTGGAACACTTTATTTCAAGTTGGGTGATATGGAGAAAGCAAAG TCATATTATGATCAAGCTCTGGATCGGTGTCGTCAGGAGAGTATCCAAGATGACACCTACTATAACTCCATCGCCGTGACAACCACATACAACATAGCTCGACTACATGAGGCACAGTGTCAGTTTGACAAGGCAGAGCAAATGTACAAGGACATCCTAAGGGACCATACCAGTTATATTGACT GCTATCTGAGGTTGGGCTGCATGGCTAGAGACAGGGAACAGATATATGAAGCATCTGATTGGTTTAAAGAAGCTCTGCAAATAAATCAG GAATGTGCTGATGCATGGGTGTTGATTGGTAATCTACACTTTGCCAAACAAGAGTGGGGACCTGGACAGAAGAAATTTGAACGTGTTTTGTCCTTTGCTCCTACACATGACGACATGTACTCACGGCTGTCGCTAGGCAACGTGTGGCTGGAGAGTCTATACCAACCAAACCGAGACAAGTCTAAA GACAAGAGACATCAAGACAGAGCACTAGGTATCTATCGGGAGGTGCTCAAGAATGATCCCAAGAACTTATATGCTGCTAATGGCATTG GTACCATCCTGGCTCACAAAGGTTTTATTAGGGAAGCCAGAGATGTGTTTGCTCAG GTACGAGAAGCAACATCAGAGGTGCCAGAGGTGTGGCTCAACCTGGCACACATCTATGTGGAACAGAAGCAGTACATTAGTGCCATACAAATG TACGAGAGCTGTTTGAAGAAGTTCTACAATTTTCACAACACAGAATTACTGTTGTATCTTGCCAGAGCATATTTCAAGGCTGATCGTCTGCAGGAGAGTAAACTGATGTTAATGAAG GCTCGTCATATAGCTCCCAATGATACAGTGTTGCTATTCAACTTGGCACTAGTTCAACAACGGTTGGCCATGCAAGTGTTAAAGGAAGACCGTTGTGTGCTGCGTAATGTATTGGGGGCAGTGAGGGAGCTGGAAACTGCTCATCGCTACTTCATCTACCTCAGCAAGTATGGAGACAGGATGAAGTTTGACCTCCAGTTTGCGTTGCATGAAGCAAG GACATGTTCTGACCTGTTAGCTCAGGCCCAACATCATGTCGCACGAGCAAGGAAGATTGATGAACAAGAACGGCAGTTGAGGGAAAAGCAAGAGCAGGAACGGGAGGTGTTTCGCCAACGTCAGCAGATGGAGGCAGAACAGAAGGCAAAAGAAAAGGAACAGCAATTGCAACAAATGGAGGAGCAACGACAGCAGTTCCGACTTAAGACTCAAAATTTGTTGCAATTTAAGGAAGAACCACCAGAGAAGAAGAAACAGAAA CGAGCAGCTGGTGATATTATTAGTGATGGAGAAGGCAACGAAATAGTTGTTCCTCAGAAAAAGAAGCGAAA gacaaagaagaaggctaCATCATCTTCAGTTGTTGACAGTGCTGGGGAGACTGCCtctgatggagagaacaaaccTAAGAG ACGTAGGAAGAGGAAACAACAGTCAGGTGAAGATGGAGGGAAAACAAAGAA GAGTAGGTCAACAAAGACACAGTTAGCTGGTGGTGGTGGTAAAAAGAAGAGGGTGAAGTCTAGTGCATTCATTTCTGACTCTGATGTGTCTGATGAAGGGATAGTTGAGAAACCTTCAGCATCAGCTGAAGATGACCATGAAGTGGAGGAAGAGGAGGAAGAGGAGGAGAG TGAGAGATCAGAAGGTGGTGGTGTTCAGAGTAGCCAATCAAGTGAGGGGGAGGAGGATGCTGAACAAG ATGGTGGAACTGCTAGTGATGGTGATGATCAGGAGGGTCACCATGACAACAATGATGATGGTGATAATGATAATGgtgataatgataatgataatgatgatgacgACTGA